A DNA window from Actinomadura luzonensis contains the following coding sequences:
- a CDS encoding YdeI/OmpD-associated family protein produces MQIFEDAAAWRDWLERHHAEASEAWVVLAKKGTTEPTSLTYLEALEEALCHGWIDGLTRSRDAGTYLQRYTPRRARSGWSRSNVERVARLTREGRMRPAGLAAVERARADGRWPA; encoded by the coding sequence ATGCAGATCTTCGAGGACGCCGCCGCGTGGCGGGACTGGCTGGAGCGCCACCACGCCGAGGCGAGCGAGGCGTGGGTCGTGCTCGCCAAGAAGGGCACCACCGAGCCGACCTCCCTGACGTACCTGGAGGCGCTGGAGGAGGCGCTGTGCCACGGCTGGATCGACGGCCTGACGCGCTCCCGGGACGCGGGCACGTACCTGCAGCGTTACACGCCGAGGCGGGCGCGGAGCGGGTGGTCGCGGTCGAACGTCGAACGGGTGGCGCGGCTGACGCGCGAGGGGCGGATGCGCCCGGCCGGGCTCGCCGCCGTCGAACGCGCGCGAGCCGACGGCCGCTGGCCCGCCTGA
- a CDS encoding NAD(P)-dependent oxidoreductase: protein MRLAVLGATGGIGGELVRQGLDRGHEITAVVRDASRLAAEVRDRVDVVEADVMDPAAVAPAVKGRDAVLSAMGSRERGPTTVHSGSVAAITEAMRRTGVRRVLTVGAAGAVADAGDAPFTRYVLKPLIVQRLFRDSYADLAASEDLLRRSGLDWTIVRPGRLSDDGPTGRYRTSWDRNLRGGHRTTRADTADCMLTLLDDPASAGHVVYVLS, encoded by the coding sequence ATGAGGCTTGCCGTCCTCGGAGCGACCGGCGGCATCGGCGGCGAACTGGTCCGCCAGGGGCTCGACCGGGGCCACGAGATCACCGCCGTGGTGCGGGACGCGTCCCGGCTGGCCGCCGAGGTGCGCGACCGGGTGGACGTCGTCGAGGCCGACGTCATGGACCCGGCCGCCGTCGCCCCCGCCGTCAAGGGCCGCGACGCCGTGCTCAGCGCCATGGGCAGCCGCGAGCGGGGGCCCACCACCGTCCACTCGGGCAGCGTCGCCGCCATCACCGAGGCCATGCGCCGCACGGGCGTGCGCCGCGTCCTGACGGTCGGCGCGGCCGGCGCGGTGGCCGACGCGGGCGACGCCCCCTTCACCCGGTACGTGCTCAAGCCGCTCATCGTGCAGCGGCTCTTCCGCGACTCCTACGCCGACCTCGCCGCCTCCGAGGACCTGCTGCGCCGCTCCGGCCTCGACTGGACGATCGTCCGGCCCGGCAGGCTCAGCGACGACGGCCCGACCGGCCGCTACCGCACCTCCTGGGACCGCAACCTGCGGGGCGGCCACCGCACCACCCGCGCCGACACGGCCGACTGCATGCTCACCCTGCTGGACGACCCCGCGTCGGCCGGCCACGTCGTCTACGTGCTCTCCTGA
- a CDS encoding DMT family transporter, translating into MAWVLIVAAGLFEVAMAYSLKLSDGFSALWPSVAFGVAAVLSFGLLALALKNLEVGTAYAVWTGIGAVGTAAVGMIVLGESASPLKLVSIGLILCGVVGLNLAGAGH; encoded by the coding sequence ATGGCCTGGGTGCTCATTGTCGCGGCCGGTCTGTTCGAGGTCGCCATGGCCTACTCGCTCAAGCTCAGCGACGGGTTCTCCGCGCTGTGGCCGAGCGTGGCGTTCGGCGTCGCGGCCGTGCTGTCGTTCGGGCTGCTGGCGCTGGCGCTGAAGAACCTGGAGGTCGGCACCGCCTACGCCGTCTGGACCGGCATCGGGGCGGTCGGCACCGCCGCCGTCGGCATGATCGTGCTGGGCGAGAGCGCGTCCCCGCTGAAGCTGGTCTCGATCGGGCTGATCCTCTGCGGCGTCGTCGGCCTCAACCTGGCCGGGGCCGGCCACTGA
- a CDS encoding NAD(P)-dependent oxidoreductase, with translation MTAVAGFIGLGIMGRPMALNLARAGTPLVVWNRTPGRAGELRAAGARVAASPAEVFRQAGVVLLMLADEAAMDAVLDRGAPGFAARVAGRVVVHMGTTSPAYSSGLAADVRTAGGRYVEAPVSGSRGPAEAGRLVAMLAGEPDTVAEVRPLLAPMCARTVPCGPVPGALLMKLAVNLFLVTMVGGLSEAVHFAAGHGLDLDTFAQVLDAGPMASEVSRVKTRKLAEGEHTAQAAIADVLKNNRLIAEAARARGLASPLLDVCHELFAETLALGHGGLDMVAVIRAIEARTAASAGAEAAGGDAAATRSRPGRPATGRG, from the coding sequence ATGACGGCGGTGGCGGGGTTCATCGGGCTGGGGATCATGGGGCGGCCGATGGCGCTCAACCTGGCCAGGGCGGGCACCCCGCTGGTCGTGTGGAACCGCACCCCGGGCCGCGCCGGCGAGCTGCGGGCGGCCGGGGCGAGGGTGGCGGCGAGCCCGGCCGAGGTGTTCCGGCAGGCCGGGGTGGTGCTGCTCATGCTGGCCGACGAGGCGGCAATGGACGCCGTGCTGGACCGCGGCGCCCCGGGCTTCGCCGCCCGCGTGGCCGGCCGGGTCGTGGTGCACATGGGGACGACCTCGCCCGCGTACTCGTCGGGCCTGGCCGCCGACGTGCGGACGGCGGGCGGCCGGTACGTGGAGGCGCCCGTGTCGGGCTCGCGCGGCCCCGCCGAGGCCGGCCGGCTGGTGGCCATGCTGGCGGGCGAGCCCGACACGGTGGCGGAGGTGCGGCCCCTGCTGGCCCCCATGTGCGCCCGTACGGTGCCGTGCGGGCCGGTGCCGGGCGCGCTGCTGATGAAGCTGGCGGTGAACCTGTTCCTCGTCACGATGGTCGGCGGCCTGTCCGAGGCGGTGCACTTCGCCGCCGGGCACGGCCTGGACCTGGACACCTTCGCGCAGGTGCTCGACGCCGGCCCGATGGCCAGCGAGGTGTCGCGGGTCAAGACGCGCAAGCTGGCCGAGGGCGAGCACACCGCGCAGGCGGCGATCGCCGACGTGCTGAAGAACAACCGGCTCATCGCCGAGGCGGCGCGGGCCCGCGGCCTGGCGTCACCGCTGCTGGACGTCTGCCACGAGCTGTTCGCCGAGACGCTGGCGCTCGGGCACGGCGGGCTCGACATGGTGGCCGTGATCCGCGCGATCGAGGCCAGGACGGCGGCGTCCGCAGGAGCGGAGGCCGCCGGAGGGGACGCGGCGGCTACCCGGTCCCGGCCTGGGCGGCCAGCCACCGGCCGGGGGTGA
- a CDS encoding dihydrofolate reductase family protein, protein MRKIVAGLFISLDGVVEAPETWHFPYFNEEMGEEVGRQMQASDVLLLGRRTYEEFAAHWPHQDPEKDPMAARLNAVDKYVVSATLTTPTWQNTTVITGDVTAELARLKERPGGDISITGSPTLVTALLRDGLLDELNLLLHPIVVGAGKRLFDGDPGRVPLTLTRSATFATGVLNLTYTRS, encoded by the coding sequence ATGAGGAAGATCGTCGCGGGGCTGTTCATCTCACTCGACGGCGTCGTCGAAGCCCCCGAGACCTGGCACTTCCCCTACTTCAACGAGGAGATGGGGGAGGAGGTCGGCCGCCAGATGCAGGCGTCGGACGTCCTGCTGCTGGGGCGGCGCACGTACGAGGAGTTCGCCGCCCACTGGCCCCACCAGGACCCGGAGAAGGACCCGATGGCCGCCCGGCTCAACGCCGTCGACAAGTACGTCGTCTCCGCCACCCTCACTACCCCGACCTGGCAGAACACCACCGTCATCACCGGCGACGTCACCGCCGAGCTGGCCCGGCTCAAGGAGCGGCCCGGCGGTGACATCTCGATCACCGGCAGCCCCACCCTGGTCACCGCCCTGCTGCGCGACGGCCTGCTGGACGAGCTCAACCTGCTGCTGCACCCGATCGTCGTCGGCGCCGGCAAGCGCTTGTTCGACGGCGACCCCGGCCGCGTCCCGCTGACGCTCACCCGCTCCGCCACCTTCGCCACCGGCGTCCTGAACCTGACCTACACGAGGAGCTGA
- a CDS encoding energy-coupling factor transporter transmembrane component T family protein translates to MNGLTGAYVPKDSPMHRLPAGAKLAGLAVACTVVVLLRSPFALAGAAAVTAVLYALSRVGPAAAWAQVRPVRWFAAALLAVQWVVAGPEAAAVTTTRVVLAVALAGLVTLTTRTSELMAALERLLAPARLAGLDPFRLSLLLSLTVRTVPVLAALAGRVRDAQRARGVERSLRAFAVPLVVSALRHADALGEALSARGLDD, encoded by the coding sequence GTGAACGGCCTGACCGGCGCGTACGTCCCGAAGGACTCGCCGATGCACCGGCTGCCCGCCGGGGCGAAGCTGGCCGGGCTCGCGGTCGCCTGCACGGTGGTGGTGCTGCTGCGCTCGCCGTTCGCGCTGGCCGGGGCGGCGGCGGTGACCGCGGTCCTGTACGCGTTGTCGCGGGTCGGCCCGGCGGCGGCCTGGGCGCAGGTGCGGCCGGTGCGCTGGTTCGCGGCGGCGCTGCTGGCGGTGCAGTGGGTGGTGGCCGGGCCGGAGGCGGCGGCCGTCACGACGACGCGCGTGGTGCTGGCGGTGGCGCTGGCCGGGCTGGTCACGCTCACCACGCGCACCTCCGAGCTGATGGCCGCGCTGGAGCGGCTGCTGGCGCCGGCGCGGCTGGCCGGGCTGGACCCGTTCCGGCTGTCGCTGCTGCTGTCGCTCACGGTCCGTACGGTGCCGGTGCTGGCCGCGCTGGCCGGCCGCGTCAGGGACGCGCAGCGCGCCCGCGGGGTGGAGCGCAGCCTGCGGGCCTTCGCGGTGCCGCTGGTGGTCAGCGCGCTGCGGCACGCCGACGCGCTGGGCGAGGCGCTGAGCGCCCGTGGCCTGGACGACTGA
- a CDS encoding energy-coupling factor ABC transporter ATP-binding protein → MIEFADVHVRLGERDVLRGVTASLAERRVGVIGANGSGKSTLARLINGLARPTSGAVTVLGLDTRRHAAEIRRGVGFLFTDPDAQIVMPTVAEDVAFSLRRHRLPRAEVDRRVAEVLGRYGLAGHADHPAHHLSGGQKQLLALCSVMVLEPKVLVMDEPTTLLDLRHSRQVGELLREMPQQVVVVTHDLPLLTGFDRVLVLDEGRVVADGAPGEAVAHYRKLMS, encoded by the coding sequence GTGATCGAGTTCGCGGACGTGCACGTCCGGCTCGGCGAGCGGGACGTGCTGCGCGGTGTCACCGCCTCGCTGGCCGAGCGCCGCGTCGGCGTGATCGGCGCCAACGGCTCGGGCAAGAGCACGCTCGCGCGCCTGATCAACGGCCTGGCGCGGCCGACGTCCGGCGCGGTCACCGTCCTCGGCCTGGACACCCGCCGGCACGCCGCCGAGATCAGGCGCGGCGTCGGCTTCCTGTTCACCGACCCGGACGCCCAGATCGTCATGCCCACCGTGGCCGAGGACGTCGCCTTCTCGCTGCGCCGCCACCGCCTGCCCCGCGCCGAGGTGGACCGGCGGGTGGCCGAGGTCCTCGGCCGCTACGGCCTGGCCGGGCACGCCGACCATCCGGCGCACCACCTGTCCGGCGGGCAGAAGCAGCTCCTCGCGCTGTGCTCGGTGATGGTGCTGGAGCCCAAGGTCCTGGTCATGGACGAGCCCACCACGCTGCTCGACCTGCGCCACTCGCGCCAGGTCGGCGAGCTGCTGCGGGAGATGCCGCAGCAGGTGGTGGTGGTCACCCACGACCTGCCGCTGCTGACCGGCTTCGACCGGGTGCTGGTGCTCGACGAGGGCCGGGTGGTCGCCGACGGCGCGCCGGGCGAGGCCGTCGCGCACTACAGGAAGCTCATGTCGTGA
- a CDS encoding pyridoxamine 5'-phosphate oxidase family protein, which produces MRETPEQLKELQALLDASLSRSTSHLRSIVTDRTATAEQLTRILVGMCTLALSTVTAKGEPRISGADGHFLHGRWCFGTARTAAKARHLAARPAASVAHLRGEDLGVFAHGTVEVLNPRDGEPAADWPYLLAYFKDFYGADAFDWDEEVVYYRLHPHWMTVYAPDLDQLLRQ; this is translated from the coding sequence ATGCGCGAAACGCCGGAGCAGCTCAAGGAGCTTCAGGCTCTCCTCGATGCCTCGCTCTCCCGCTCCACCTCTCACCTCCGCTCGATCGTCACCGATCGCACCGCGACCGCCGAGCAGCTCACCCGGATCCTGGTCGGCATGTGCACGCTCGCCCTGTCCACCGTCACGGCGAAGGGCGAGCCGCGGATCAGCGGCGCCGACGGGCACTTCCTGCACGGCCGGTGGTGCTTCGGCACGGCGCGCACCGCCGCCAAGGCCCGCCACCTGGCCGCCCGTCCCGCGGCCAGCGTCGCGCACCTGCGCGGGGAGGACCTGGGGGTGTTCGCGCACGGCACGGTGGAGGTCCTGAACCCGCGGGACGGGGAGCCGGCCGCGGACTGGCCGTACCTGCTGGCGTACTTCAAGGACTTCTACGGCGCCGACGCCTTCGACTGGGACGAGGAGGTCGTCTACTACCGGCTCCACCCGCACTGGATGACGGTCTACGCCCCCGACCTTGACCAGCTCCTCCGACAATAG
- a CDS encoding DedA family protein: MTDWLVGLMETLGAPGAGLAIALENLFPPLPSEVVLPLAGFTASRGEMDLLDVLVFTTLGSVVGALALYWVGALLGRERVLALAAKLPLVKTSDIEKTEAFFQRHGRKTVFFGRMIPIFRSLISIPAGVERMPLPMFLFLTTAGSLIWNTIFVMAGYLLGEQWHLVETYVGVGTNVVIGLVVLAVLVFVGVRLAERRKGRHAARR, from the coding sequence ATGACTGACTGGCTCGTTGGACTGATGGAGACGCTGGGGGCCCCGGGGGCGGGCCTCGCGATCGCGTTGGAGAACCTCTTCCCGCCCCTGCCCAGCGAGGTCGTCCTGCCCCTGGCCGGGTTCACCGCCAGCAGGGGCGAGATGGACCTGCTGGACGTGCTGGTGTTCACCACCCTGGGCTCCGTGGTCGGCGCGCTGGCGCTGTACTGGGTGGGCGCGCTGCTCGGGCGCGAGCGGGTGCTCGCCCTGGCGGCCAAGCTGCCGCTGGTGAAGACGTCCGACATCGAGAAGACCGAGGCGTTCTTCCAGCGTCACGGCCGCAAGACGGTGTTCTTCGGGCGCATGATCCCCATCTTCCGCAGCCTCATCTCGATCCCGGCGGGCGTCGAGCGCATGCCGCTGCCCATGTTCCTGTTCCTCACGACCGCCGGCAGCCTGATCTGGAACACCATCTTCGTGATGGCCGGCTACCTCCTCGGCGAGCAGTGGCACCTCGTCGAGACCTACGTCGGCGTGGGCACGAACGTCGTGATCGGGCTCGTGGTGCTGGCGGTGCTGGTCTTCGTCGGCGTCCGGCTGGCCGAGCGGCGCAAGGGGAGGCATGCGGCTCGCCGCTGA
- a CDS encoding aquaporin has product MRRYVTEFIGTFFLVFTVGATVLAKAPLAPVAIGAILMVMVYAGGHVSGAHYNPAVTLAVLVRGRIGPGDALAYWAAQLAGGAAAAVTAVYVAGPAGGQAGGPPLAPSGRELWVALLAEALFTFALAYVVLNAATSSDHPGNSFYGLAIGFTVAAGAFAVGGISGGAFNPAVALGAAGMGLFAWSKIWVWLLADLAGGALAGAAFLALNPADRAPAPAPAKPRAEAPAG; this is encoded by the coding sequence GTGCGCAGGTATGTCACGGAGTTCATCGGGACCTTCTTCCTCGTCTTCACGGTCGGCGCCACGGTCCTGGCCAAGGCGCCGCTCGCGCCGGTGGCCATCGGGGCGATCCTCATGGTCATGGTCTACGCGGGCGGCCACGTCTCGGGGGCGCACTACAACCCGGCGGTCACGCTCGCAGTGCTGGTCCGCGGCCGGATCGGGCCGGGCGACGCGCTCGCGTACTGGGCTGCCCAGCTCGCCGGGGGCGCGGCCGCCGCCGTCACCGCGGTCTACGTGGCCGGGCCGGCGGGCGGGCAGGCGGGCGGGCCGCCGCTGGCGCCGTCCGGGCGGGAGCTGTGGGTCGCGCTGCTGGCGGAGGCGCTGTTCACGTTCGCGCTGGCGTACGTGGTGCTCAACGCCGCCACCAGCAGCGACCACCCGGGCAACAGCTTCTACGGCCTGGCCATCGGGTTCACGGTGGCGGCCGGGGCGTTCGCGGTGGGCGGGATCTCGGGGGGCGCCTTCAACCCCGCGGTCGCGCTCGGCGCGGCGGGCATGGGGCTGTTCGCCTGGTCCAAGATCTGGGTGTGGCTGCTGGCCGACCTGGCGGGCGGCGCGCTCGCCGGCGCGGCCTTCCTCGCGCTCAACCCGGCCGACCGCGCCCCCGCCCCGGCGCCGGCGAAGCCGCGGGCCGAGGCCCCGGCCGGTTGA
- the arsM gene encoding arsenite methyltransferase, with protein sequence MSDQRSARLREEVRQHYAAAARAVHDGGGGCGASLYDPDERRALPAEAIAASLGCGNPTAVAGLRAGERVLDLGSGGGIDVLLSAGRVGPEGKAYGLDMTDEMLDLARANAARAGAANVEFLKGTIEAIPLPDAAVDVIVSNCVVNLSVDKDAVFAEAFRVLAPGGRLAVADIVADDSLTPADRAARGDYSACVAGALSFTEYREGLAAAGFTGITITPTGGVADRLHSALVRAVKPPAAPAAG encoded by the coding sequence ATGAGCGACCAGCGGTCCGCGCGGCTGCGCGAAGAGGTCAGGCAGCACTACGCCGCCGCCGCCCGGGCGGTGCACGACGGCGGCGGCGGCTGCGGCGCCTCGCTCTACGACCCGGACGAGCGCCGCGCCCTGCCCGCCGAGGCGATCGCCGCCTCCCTGGGCTGCGGCAACCCCACCGCCGTGGCCGGGCTGCGCGCCGGCGAGCGCGTGCTCGACCTCGGCTCCGGCGGCGGCATCGACGTCCTGCTGTCGGCCGGCCGGGTCGGGCCGGAGGGGAAGGCGTACGGGCTGGACATGACCGACGAGATGCTCGACCTGGCCCGCGCCAACGCGGCCAGGGCGGGCGCGGCCAACGTCGAGTTCCTGAAGGGCACGATCGAGGCGATCCCGCTGCCGGACGCCGCCGTGGACGTGATCGTCTCCAACTGCGTCGTCAACCTGTCGGTGGACAAGGACGCCGTCTTCGCCGAGGCCTTCCGCGTCCTGGCCCCCGGCGGCCGGCTGGCCGTGGCCGACATCGTCGCCGACGACTCCCTCACCCCCGCCGACCGGGCCGCCCGCGGCGACTACAGCGCCTGCGTCGCCGGCGCCCTGTCCTTCACCGAGTACCGCGAGGGGCTGGCCGCGGCCGGGTTCACCGGCATCACGATCACGCCGACGGGCGGAGTGGCCGACCGCCTCCACTCCGCCCTCGTCCGGGCGGTCAAGCCCCCTGCGGCCCCGGCAGCCGGCTGA
- a CDS encoding helix-turn-helix transcriptional regulator has product MRADRLVAALLLLQGRGRVTAAELAEELETSVATARRDLEALSAAGIPVYPQPGRGGGWSLVGGARTDLTGLTAAEAQALFLLLGPATGTTTGTSGTSGAQDRSPALTSALRKLVRALPSTFRAGAEAASRAVVSDPARWGEAGREPPALVRTLQDAVVAGRKLRLTYARPGREPAERLADPLGLVDKDGVWYLVAGTEAGRRTYRVDRITGVEATGLPAERPDGFDLAAEWERVVGEVERRRSLVPAVVLVAERHVAVLRGQFGRHCEVLGREPDGRARVRVAAPMALSIAEHLAGWGAQVEVVEPEAVRAELARIGAELVARYGPDASVRRTAGGG; this is encoded by the coding sequence ATGCGCGCCGACCGGCTCGTCGCCGCCCTCCTCCTGCTCCAGGGCCGCGGCCGCGTGACCGCCGCCGAACTCGCCGAGGAGCTGGAGACCTCCGTCGCGACCGCCCGCCGCGACCTGGAGGCGCTGTCGGCCGCGGGCATCCCCGTCTACCCGCAGCCGGGCCGCGGTGGCGGCTGGTCGCTGGTGGGCGGCGCGCGCACCGACCTGACCGGGCTCACCGCCGCCGAGGCACAGGCCCTGTTCCTGCTGCTCGGCCCGGCCACCGGCACCACGACCGGCACCAGCGGCACCAGCGGCGCGCAGGACCGTTCGCCGGCCCTGACGTCGGCGCTGCGCAAGCTCGTGCGGGCCCTGCCGAGCACGTTCCGGGCCGGCGCCGAGGCCGCGTCGCGGGCGGTGGTGTCCGACCCGGCCCGCTGGGGGGAGGCGGGACGCGAGCCGCCCGCCCTGGTCCGGACGCTCCAGGACGCGGTCGTGGCCGGGCGCAAGCTGCGCCTGACGTACGCCCGCCCGGGCCGCGAGCCGGCCGAGCGCCTGGCCGACCCGCTCGGCCTGGTCGACAAGGACGGCGTGTGGTACCTGGTGGCGGGCACCGAGGCGGGGCGGCGGACCTACCGGGTGGACCGGATCACCGGCGTCGAGGCCACCGGCCTGCCCGCCGAGCGGCCCGACGGCTTCGACCTGGCGGCGGAGTGGGAGCGCGTCGTCGGCGAGGTCGAGCGGCGCCGCTCGCTGGTGCCGGCGGTGGTGCTGGTCGCCGAGCGGCACGTGGCGGTGCTGCGCGGGCAGTTCGGCCGCCACTGCGAGGTGCTGGGGCGCGAGCCGGACGGCCGCGCCCGGGTGCGGGTGGCCGCGCCGATGGCCCTGTCGATCGCCGAGCACCTGGCCGGCTGGGGCGCGCAGGTGGAGGTCGTCGAGCCGGAGGCGGTCCGCGCCGAGCTGGCGAGGATCGGCGCCGAACTGGTCGCCCGCTACGGCCCCGACGCCTCCGTACGCCGTACGGCCGGCGGGGGCTGA
- a CDS encoding sensor histidine kinase yields MRLAAEGLRLLGAVTLGALTALAELVFVLLALPVSGNRRAGAAARRLAALEARRLRLDPAALDALEPGGEARAFRYLAARVPVGVLGGLVVALLVLGARMAVLAALAWGRGEAFDGMAPSPPLVTYLLVAGIVLLFLDLSGVAGAHLLERALAGRLLGPGRTERLERRIAELAESRANVVAAVDAERRRIERDLHDGLQQRLVALSMLVGRARRGRPELLEQAHQEAQQALAELREVAWRVYPSGLDALGLGEALAGVAERSGVPVKVACELPRRPPRAVETAAYFVMCEAVTNAAKHARAGLIVVEVHEEDGAVVVRVRDDGRGGADAAGGGLTGLAGRVAALDGRFEVDSPAGGPTTITAVLPAP; encoded by the coding sequence ATGCGGCTCGCCGCTGAGGGCCTGCGCCTGCTCGGCGCGGTGACGCTGGGCGCGCTCACCGCACTCGCCGAGCTGGTGTTCGTCCTGCTCGCGCTGCCTGTCTCCGGCAACAGGCGAGCCGGCGCGGCGGCCCGCCGGCTGGCCGCGCTGGAGGCCCGCCGCCTGCGGCTGGACCCGGCCGCCCTGGACGCGCTGGAGCCGGGCGGCGAGGCCCGCGCCTTCCGCTACCTGGCCGCCCGCGTGCCGGTCGGCGTGCTGGGCGGGCTGGTGGTCGCGCTGCTCGTGCTCGGGGCGCGCATGGCGGTGCTCGCCGCCCTGGCGTGGGGGCGGGGGGAGGCGTTCGACGGGATGGCCCCGTCGCCGCCGCTCGTGACGTACCTGCTGGTGGCGGGGATCGTGCTGCTGTTCCTCGACCTGTCGGGGGTGGCCGGCGCGCACCTGCTGGAACGCGCCCTGGCCGGGCGCCTGCTCGGCCCGGGCCGCACCGAGCGGCTGGAACGCAGGATCGCCGAGCTGGCCGAGAGCCGCGCGAACGTCGTCGCCGCCGTCGACGCCGAACGGCGGCGCATCGAACGCGACCTGCACGACGGCCTCCAGCAACGCCTGGTCGCCCTGTCGATGCTGGTCGGCCGCGCCCGCCGGGGCCGGCCCGAGCTGCTGGAGCAGGCGCACCAGGAGGCGCAGCAGGCCCTCGCCGAGCTGCGCGAGGTGGCCTGGCGGGTCTACCCGAGCGGGCTGGACGCGCTCGGGCTGGGCGAGGCGCTGGCGGGCGTGGCCGAGCGGTCCGGCGTCCCGGTCAAGGTGGCCTGCGAGCTGCCCCGCCGGCCGCCGCGCGCGGTGGAGACGGCGGCGTACTTCGTCATGTGCGAGGCCGTCACGAACGCCGCCAAGCACGCGCGGGCCGGCCTCATCGTGGTCGAGGTGCACGAGGAGGACGGCGCGGTCGTGGTGCGGGTGCGCGACGACGGCCGGGGCGGCGCCGACGCCGCGGGCGGCGGCCTGACCGGGCTGGCCGGGCGGGTGGCGGCGCTGGACGGGCGCTTCGAGGTGGACAGCCCCGCCGGCGGCCCGACGACGATCACGGCGGTGCTGCCGGCGCCCTGA
- a CDS encoding GNAT family N-acetyltransferase gives MRFVRAPGGGCAGAASCSPPAAGTAELAGVGTRPAWRARGIAAAVTAAVTAAMFGQGAETVWLEYGGDGSRRVYERLGFAPRGTRLYMSLET, from the coding sequence GTGCGCTTCGTCCGCGCGCCCGGCGGCGGCTGCGCGGGCGCGGCCTCCTGCTCGCCGCCCGCCGCCGGCACCGCCGAGCTCGCCGGGGTGGGCACCCGGCCTGCCTGGCGCGCCCGCGGCATCGCCGCCGCGGTCACCGCCGCCGTGACCGCGGCCATGTTCGGCCAGGGCGCGGAGACGGTCTGGCTGGAGTACGGGGGCGACGGCTCGCGCCGCGTCTACGAACGCCTCGGCTTCGCGCCCCGGGGCACCCGCCTGTACATGTCGCTGGAGACGTGA
- a CDS encoding SRPBCC family protein: MDMVDEIARAHRELIDGERKVAVLRRRYDAEIEDVWDACTDAGRLKRWFLPVTGDLRLGGRYQFEGNAGGEILECEPPRRFKVSWVMGDAPGLSEVEVELTPDGDGTRFELRHTAEVPPEMWDGFGPGAVGVGWDLAVLGLGLHLAGGEQVDEATFHLTEEGRRVITAAAAAWGRASEAAGVPPERAAAHVAAVTAFYAPEPEA, encoded by the coding sequence ATGGACATGGTTGACGAGATCGCCCGGGCGCACCGGGAGCTGATCGACGGCGAGCGCAAGGTCGCCGTCCTGCGCCGGCGCTACGACGCCGAGATCGAGGACGTGTGGGACGCCTGCACCGACGCCGGCCGGCTCAAGCGCTGGTTCCTGCCCGTCACGGGCGACCTGCGGCTCGGCGGCCGCTACCAGTTCGAGGGCAACGCGGGCGGCGAGATCCTGGAGTGCGAGCCGCCCCGCCGGTTCAAGGTGAGCTGGGTGATGGGCGACGCCCCCGGCCTGTCGGAGGTCGAGGTCGAGCTGACCCCCGACGGCGACGGCACCCGGTTCGAGCTGCGCCACACCGCCGAGGTGCCGCCGGAGATGTGGGACGGCTTCGGCCCCGGCGCGGTCGGCGTGGGCTGGGACCTCGCCGTGCTCGGCCTGGGCCTGCACCTGGCGGGCGGCGAGCAGGTGGACGAGGCGACCTTCCATCTGACCGAGGAGGGGCGGCGGGTCATCACCGCCGCGGCGGCGGCCTGGGGCAGGGCCTCGGAGGCCGCGGGCGTCCCGCCGGAGCGCGCCGCCGCGCACGTCGCCGCGGTCACCGCCTTCTACGCCCCCGAGCCCGAGGCGTAG
- a CDS encoding ArsR/SmtB family transcription factor, whose product MHAFDVLGDPVRRRILELLAGGEQSSGEVTAVIQHEFGISQPAVSQHLRVLRDNGFASVRAEGTRRLYAVEAGPLREVDVWLERFRGFWDQRLDALATELARGKRERRLTAERKDPTDGHG is encoded by the coding sequence GTGCACGCATTCGACGTCCTCGGCGATCCGGTCCGGCGCCGGATCCTGGAGCTCCTCGCCGGCGGTGAGCAGAGCTCCGGCGAGGTCACCGCCGTCATCCAGCACGAGTTCGGCATCTCGCAGCCGGCCGTCTCGCAGCACCTCCGGGTGCTGCGCGACAACGGGTTCGCCAGCGTGCGGGCCGAGGGCACCCGGCGGCTCTACGCCGTCGAGGCCGGCCCGCTGCGGGAGGTCGACGTGTGGCTGGAGCGCTTCCGTGGCTTCTGGGACCAGCGCCTCGACGCGCTGGCCACCGAGCTCGCGCGCGGCAAGCGCGAACGCCGCCTGACCGCTGAGAGGAAGGACCCCACCGATGGACATGGTTGA